One part of the Parabacteroides distasonis ATCC 8503 genome encodes these proteins:
- a CDS encoding TolC family protein, giving the protein MDRRVTLLLFLSLLFSGAKASVVSLSLKESEQRFSEHNLEVIAERYNIDIAEAQVVQAKLFENPVVSLEQNVYNRLNGRYFDFGKQGETIVEVEQLIYIAGQRNKRVRLEKINKEMALYQFEEVLRTLRSELKEKFIALYFTQKSQSIYDREIDSLAHLLVVLKEQNEKGNVSLLEKSRIEALLLSLRQERNDIANQVISLQGDMRLLLGISGNDTFEPIFDESVLNQIDMDSVPFSELTSLLYERPDLKLAQASVKASEADVRLQRSLAFPEVSVKGTYDKAGNFINDYWAIGLSVSLPIFNRNQGNIRAAKISVAQKAHKEEYARRQAENELFTSYARLEKAIQLYRSSNYGLEKDFALIIEGVNLNFQKRNISLLEFIDYYETYKTTCLQLYQTQKEVLLALEEVNTVTGSHVFNY; this is encoded by the coding sequence ATGGACAGACGAGTCACTCTTTTACTTTTTTTATCTCTTCTTTTCTCTGGGGCGAAAGCCTCTGTTGTCTCCCTCTCCTTGAAAGAGTCCGAGCAACGTTTCTCTGAACACAATCTGGAAGTGATAGCCGAACGGTATAATATCGATATAGCCGAGGCCCAAGTAGTACAGGCCAAACTTTTCGAGAATCCCGTGGTCTCTTTGGAGCAAAATGTTTATAACCGGTTGAACGGACGTTACTTTGATTTCGGGAAACAAGGGGAAACGATCGTAGAGGTGGAACAGTTGATCTATATTGCCGGACAGCGAAACAAACGTGTCCGTTTGGAGAAAATCAATAAGGAAATGGCCCTTTACCAATTCGAAGAGGTATTGAGAACCCTCCGGAGCGAGTTGAAGGAGAAATTCATAGCGCTTTATTTCACCCAGAAATCCCAATCTATTTACGATCGTGAGATTGATTCATTGGCTCATCTGTTGGTGGTTCTCAAGGAGCAGAATGAGAAAGGGAATGTTTCTTTATTAGAGAAGTCCCGTATCGAGGCCCTATTACTCTCTTTACGGCAAGAGCGGAATGATATCGCCAACCAAGTTATCTCCCTTCAAGGAGACATGCGGCTTTTACTAGGAATATCCGGCAATGATACCTTCGAGCCGATATTCGATGAGTCTGTGTTGAACCAGATCGATATGGACTCCGTTCCTTTCTCTGAATTGACCTCTTTATTATACGAACGTCCGGATCTTAAGTTGGCGCAAGCAAGCGTCAAGGCTTCGGAGGCGGACGTGAGATTACAACGTTCCCTCGCTTTCCCGGAAGTGAGCGTAAAGGGTACGTATGATAAGGCGGGTAACTTTATCAATGATTATTGGGCGATCGGCTTGAGCGTCTCTCTCCCTATATTTAACCGGAATCAAGGGAATATCAGGGCGGCGAAAATATCCGTCGCTCAAAAGGCCCATAAGGAAGAATACGCCCGTCGACAAGCCGAGAATGAATTATTCACCAGCTATGCCCGGTTGGAAAAGGCGATTCAGCTTTATCGTTCCTCGAACTATGGATTGGAGAAGGATTTCGCCTTGATTATCGAAGGCGTGAACTTGAATTTCCAAAAACGGAATATCAGTCTCCTTGAGTTTATCGATTATTATGAGACCTACAAAACAACCTGCTTGCAACTTTACCAAACCCAAAAAGAAGTGTTACTGGCCTTGGAGGAGGTAAACACCGTAACGGGTAGCCATGTATTCAACTATTAA